In the Larimichthys crocea isolate SSNF chromosome XXI, L_crocea_2.0, whole genome shotgun sequence genome, one interval contains:
- the mrps35 gene encoding small ribosomal subunit protein mS35, whose amino-acid sequence MASHTCKTFLSLGRINVPGLGLQKTASRAAYATGLPVNTSAGNKGLPDRSGRGSSVRKPKRDVGEPRTKKMPVDQDWTAVYPAATPFRQDSIPLPVRMGYPVKGGVPPEKKGNLELIKIPNFLHLTPAAIKKHCEALKPMCTEWPSTLDTDAKCDEHFPIKAESTDYVSAGPSVRNPSARIVHLKVKLSSLNLDEHARKKMLKLVGERYSKDTDILTITTDSCPLRQQNYDYAMYLLTVLYHESWKTEAWEAEKTVADMEEYSWEDSPSQRNILDVLVRMKVVGEGEGQDVREQLLGRKEVQEYKDSVTRLKNEGESEDAMLQYKEAVKKVFNL is encoded by the exons ATggcttcacacacatgcaagacGTTTCTGTCTCTAGGTCGAATAAATGTCCCTGGTCTTGGACTCCAGAAGACGGCGAGCAGAGCCGCGTACGCGACCGGGCTGCCTGTAAACACCTCTGCTGGAAATAAAG GCCTTCCCGATAGAAGCGGTAGAGGATCCTCTGTCCGAAAACCCAAGAGAGAT GTTGGGGAGCCCAGGACAAAGAAAATGCCAGTGGATCAGGACTGGACTGCAGTTTATCCAGCAGCGACCCCCTTCAGACAGGACTCCATCCCCCTACCTGTGAGGATGGGCTACCCTGTGAAGGGAGGCGTCCCTCCAGAGAAGAAGGGCAACTTGGAGCTGATCAAG ATTCCTAATTTTCTGCATTTGACACCAGCAGCTATCAAGAAACACTGCGAAGCACTGAAAC caATGTGTACAGAGTGGCCCTCCACCTTGGACACCGATGCCAAATGTGACGAGCACTTCCCCATCAAAGCAGAAAGTACCGACTACGTGTCTGCAGGCCCGTCTGTCCGAAACCCTTCAGCTCGTATCGTTCATCTCAAA GTAAAGCTGTCCAGTTTGAATCTGGACGAGCACGCACGCAAGAAAATGCTGAAGCTCGTCGGGGAGAGATACAGCAAAGACACTGATATCCTCACCATCACGACCGACAG CTGCCCTTTGAGACAGCAGAATTATGACTATGCCATGTACCTGCTAACTGTCCTTTACCACGAGTCTTGG AAAACCGAAGCCTGGGAGGCTGAGAAGACCGTGGCAGACATGGAGGAGTACAGCTGGGAGGACAGCCCGTCCCAGAGGAATATCTTAGATGTCCTAGTACGCATGAAAGTGGTCGGGGAAGGAGAAGGGCAGGACGTGCGAGAGCAGCTGCTGGGACGAAAAGAGGTGCAGGAGTATAAAGACTCTGTCACAAGGTTGAAGAACGAAGGAGAGAGCGAGGACGCCATGCTTCAGTACAAAGAGGCCGTCAAGAAAGTGTTCAACCTGTAA